In Microbacterium enclense, the DNA window TGCGACGGCGACGCCCCAACCCCCCATCCAGCCCACCCACGGGCCGAACGCCTTCGTCCCCCAGGTGAAGGTGGTGCCGCAATCGGGCACCTCGTTGTTGAGTTCGCGATACGCGAAGGCGATGAACAGCATCGGGATGAACGCCACCACGAAGGCGATCGGCGCCTGCGCACCGACGGCGACGACGACGAAACCGAGGGTGGCGACAAGGGAGTAGACGGGGGCGGTGGATGCCAGGCCGATGACGGTCGAACCCCAGAGCCCGAGGGTCCCGGTGGCCAGTCCCTTGCCCGACGTCCGTTCGGGAGCGGAGGTCATATGCCGAACGTAGAATCCGCGGGTCACCGCGGTCAAGAGCGAATTCTCAGGAAGCGCTGCGGTGGACGTCCAGCACGATGATCGTGATGTTGTCGCGTCCGCCGTTCTCCAACGCTGCAGCCATCATCGCCTCGACCGCCTCGGCCGGGTCGCTGTTCGCCTCGAGGAAGTGTTTGATCCCGAAGTCGGTGAGTTCTTTGGTCAACCCGTCGGAGCACACGACGAAGCGGTCGCCGTCGAGGACATCGAGACGCAGGTAGTCCGGTTTGACGCTGTCGCTGGGCCCGACGGCCCGGGTGATCACGTTGCCGTACGGGTGGTTCTCGGCCTCTTCGGGGCTCAACCGTCCCGCAGCGATGAGTTCTTGGACGACCGAGTGGTCGGTCGTGACCTGCACGATCTCGTCGTCGCGCAGGAGGTACACGCGCGAGTCGCCGATGTTCAGCGTGACCCAGTGCGGCTCCTCCGACCCCGTCTCGAGGTACAGGCCGGTCAGCGTGGTGCCGGTCCCCTCGTCCGTCGTCTCGGGGTGAGCGACGATGTCCTTCACCGCGCGCGAGAGCGCCTTCTCGATGTGTCGCGGCGACACCGTTCCACCACTCACGACGGCGCGGAGGCGGTCGACCGTGCTCGCGCTCGCGATCTCTCCCCCAAGGTGTCCGCCCATGCCGTCGGCGACGACGAACAGCGGGTAGTCGGCGAGCACGGCGTCCTGGTTGACCTCGCGGCGCTTGCCCGTGTCGGTGCTCGCGGCCCACGAGAGATCGAGCGTCGTCCCCGACAGCGAAACGGTACGCGTATGCGTGGTCACCTCGGGCACGACAGATCCTCCGGTTGGCCGACAGCTACGCCGGCGGGAGCGCACGGCCCTGCCATCCTAGTGGACGCCTCCCCGCGCTCCGGGGCAGCGCCGCGCCTCGCCCGGTCGCACATCCGTGTCATCCCGCTGCCGGATCCGCCGGGATGCCCAGGATGCCGTCGATCTCGGCGAGGTCATCCGCGCTCGCCGTCCACGCCGTCGCCGCTGCGGCGTTCGCACGCACCTGCTCGGAACTGGTCGCTCCCGCGATGACGCTCGAGACGAGCGGGTTCGCGAGGAACCAGGCGAAGGTCGCCTCGAGCATGGTGATGCCGCGATCGTCACAGAACGACTGGTACCGCTCGAGCGCGTCCCAGGGCGCATCTCGCCACAGGTGGGGACGCTGGCGCATGATCCGACTGCCCTCGGGACCTCCCTCGCGCGTGAACTTCCCCGTCAGGAGACCATTGTGGAGGGGGAAGAACGGCAGGAACCCCAGGCCGAAGCGATCGACGGCCGGCAGGACCTCTCTCTCGGCGGCGCGAGCCAGCAGGCTGTACTGGTTCTGAGACGAGACGAACCTGACGTCCCCCGCCGAGTAGTCGGCTTCGGCGATCTGCCACCCCGCGAAGTTGGAGTGGCCGATGTAACGGACCTTGCCCTCCCGCACCAGGTCGGCGAGAGCGTCGAGCGTCTCGTCGACCGGTGTCGAAGGGTCGGGGGTGTGCAGCTGGTACAGGTCGATCCAGTCGGTCCGGAGCCGTCGGAGGGACCCCTCGACCGAGCGACGGATCGACGTGCGGGATGCCTTCGCACCCCCGAGGACACCGGGGGCGAGGTCGGCGTGGCCGAACTTGGTCGCGAGCACGACCTCGTCGCGACGCCCCTGCAGGGCCTCTCCCATCAGCGTCTCGGAGAGGCCGAACTCCCGTCCGTAGACGTCGGCCGTGTCGAGGAAGGTCACGCCCGCATCCAGAGCGGCATCCAGGACCGCGCGCGTGCCTTCCAGCGTCTCGGTGGGCGTTCCCGCGCGGCCGAAGTTGTTGCATCCGAGACCGACAGCCGACACCCGTAGCCCTGATCGTCCGACCCGTCGTTGAGGAAGTGAGGAGCTCGTCATCCCTCCACGGTAGCCCGGTGAACGACGACGGGCTCCCCACCGGAGTGGAGAGCCCGTCGTGTGATCAGACCTGCGGACCGGCCGGAGGAGCCGGCGGCGGCGGAGTCGTGCCCGTGGCCGGCGGAGCCGGCGGGGGCGGAGTGGCACCGGATGCCGGCGGAGCCGGCGGCGGCGGAGTGGCACCGGCGGGCGGGTAGCTCGGCGACTGCGGAGCCGAGTAGCCCTGCGACGGCGCGGCGTATCCACCGGCGTTCACACCCGACACCTGCTGGGCGGGCTGCACCGGGATGCCGTTCCACACCGTCTTGTCGGCGAGGAAGGACGAGCCCCACGGCGACGGCGACGCCGCGGTCGGGTTCCAGCGGGCACTGCCGAAGGCGAGGATACCGAGGTAGATCAGCACACCGAGCGGGCCCAGGATGAAGAGCAGGAGGATGGGCCATTCCTTGCCGAACTTCGCGTTCACACGCACCGACGCCATGATCATCACCACGGCGAAGGCGGTGCCCGAGAAGATGT includes these proteins:
- a CDS encoding protein phosphatase 2C domain-containing protein produces the protein MPEVTTHTRTVSLSGTTLDLSWAASTDTGKRREVNQDAVLADYPLFVVADGMGGHLGGEIASASTVDRLRAVVSGGTVSPRHIEKALSRAVKDIVAHPETTDEGTGTTLTGLYLETGSEEPHWVTLNIGDSRVYLLRDDEIVQVTTDHSVVQELIAAGRLSPEEAENHPYGNVITRAVGPSDSVKPDYLRLDVLDGDRFVVCSDGLTKELTDFGIKHFLEANSDPAEAVEAMMAAALENGGRDNITIIVLDVHRSAS
- a CDS encoding aldo/keto reductase, with protein sequence MTSSSLPQRRVGRSGLRVSAVGLGCNNFGRAGTPTETLEGTRAVLDAALDAGVTFLDTADVYGREFGLSETLMGEALQGRRDEVVLATKFGHADLAPGVLGGAKASRTSIRRSVEGSLRRLRTDWIDLYQLHTPDPSTPVDETLDALADLVREGKVRYIGHSNFAGWQIAEADYSAGDVRFVSSQNQYSLLARAAEREVLPAVDRFGLGFLPFFPLHNGLLTGKFTREGGPEGSRIMRQRPHLWRDAPWDALERYQSFCDDRGITMLEATFAWFLANPLVSSVIAGATSSEQVRANAAAATAWTASADDLAEIDGILGIPADPAAG
- a CDS encoding DUF5684 domain-containing protein; its protein translation is MNILHLAYSDPYGASDAAAAAFLGVFYAIFAVVGLIGYVIGAFLLMKVFEKAGVEGKWRAWVPFYNYLVYAKLGDVSPWVILGVLVASFIPILNIFSGTAFAVVMIMASVRVNAKFGKEWPILLLFILGPLGVLIYLGILAFGSARWNPTAASPSPWGSSFLADKTVWNGIPVQPAQQVSGVNAGGYAAPSQGYSAPQSPSYPPAGATPPPPAPPASGATPPPPAPPATGTTPPPPAPPAGPQV